One window from the genome of Epinephelus fuscoguttatus linkage group LG3, E.fuscoguttatus.final_Chr_v1 encodes:
- the pcm1 gene encoding pericentriolar material 1 protein isoform X6, whose amino-acid sequence MATGGTPFDDSAEELHNWTVTNGSLEDRLNNLDWGVQQKKANRSSEKNRKKLSAAVVESRLTNDISPESTPGAGRRRARTPHSFPHIKYTTQMSVPDQAELDKLRQRINFTDLDERSIGSDSQGRATAANNQRQLGGENKKPYNFLPLHVNTNKSKELLPPSSSAPATPAITKETKKQSPGFRDTLTPLVPTKETPRLSRGGVERVPLAHREYGRAEPRIDSSQVVSKLVQIREYISKASSMRDDLVEKNDVPANVERLSHLIDHLKQQEKSYLRFLQKMLTRENEEDDVGTLDSAVGSGSLAESTSLNIEVRSSDASNATGGRPETVRADQKEELENLRKQHELLKKMLEQQEQLRALQGRQEALMAMQDSAEQALAVIEDTVVTETTGSVSGLSITSELNDELNDLIQRFHNQLHDSQTKAVPDNRRQAESLSLSREVCWSRTPQAVGPPQHRPLLHSASGPHTDLDTGATAASAKLTKLQELQDKKQTMDKILQELHSLRDQTLNNNSCRGLSLQCSLSMGGSSDCPSALCSNGASASTPFHPSLTQHQDSSNSTDKLRKLKEVHKRLNELRELVQYYEQTSDMMVDAVNENVKEDDDDEEEEEEEDETEDGSMFEAMFDSEQENRQPVTNIRNPQRSGNWTDLNSLTNRHSVRSSATNNRDGRLNTECEINNRSAANLRSLNIPSAIDCQYNRDTPYNQVKVDDEDEDCLDNDEGAQAVAPDSEASGSSRRSSLGNNGGFSQKVHRHTAKQKLRQLQELVAMVQSDDTDVTTANEDEALHQQPNNTRAAVAGSLGAGSKQNPRELTLSSKARNYCGHREKLYEEKLRQQKQELKQLHEERQKLIEIQGKIQDLQWACPDLQSSVSSSVSQQGLLRKVPIAVSTPASVLASSSSGPKTNSAVLKPTAPEAASVTDNEQLWSEMRRHQILREELRQRRKHLESLMAEHQRRSGLSDSPRRIDDSEGLATPSQSVSRDERTMATWGSTPCHLDDDDEEEEEDEDEDEYRSEMGAEEDEEHEECAESSSDDDIHIYSSSRNQCSYSNRKNQGSNLKPPPAFSGEGSGNQSLYNKTKAKQQQQQQSRSLNQSSTSQRGGTRRQENLRWASELSVAEGSCQWQEQVNQLQRQLDFSTSMCQTLLQDQQVHLVMHQLNQCYTQLAWQQNNVQRLKQVLNDLLRQQQQQQHQQASSAAGWQTQKHGSYQESSSAPSASPGVFLPFSSTLHPSTNNMSTAALSPLPPSFNLYPLFPAPMGEFPQGATSQVTSDHQKQQLDPNTSIKTEYMSFPPPLQRSPLNTTTERGSSSWLKTYTNNTAQHHQSKTEPHESPSSSPTFACRHPQPQEFDRASQESFSSMLDPVDPTTITKTFKAGRKASAQANLASRTKTPNSKSRRRRSKGHKNSEGQESDSVSSIADFVQERAALSHQKDQNKSLLDKLTQEKLDSKTKLGNKRNDLSSAYAWRTPFLSNRIACTEAPDASSDFSLFEALRETIYSEVATLISQNESRPHFLIELFHELQLLNTDYLRQRALYSLQDIVTRHLAEKSAAEDRLPPLGPVTWAAGSQSELTPSESLATSDAEVVEKNLRLTQDTMKKRDDAESVDNESTMSTSSNLEPFANDDLGNTVIHLDKALARIREYERMKLKAEFNPYNANSADAGGSEVSNAEHPSANPADLVKGAAAGDARCPQIDTQQLDRQIKAIMTEVIPFLKENMDEVCSLQLLTSVRRMVLTLTQQNDESKEFVRFFHRQLGGILQDSLSKFVGRTLKDCGEDLLVEISEILFNELAFFRLMQDLDNSSSIALAAKHKHKKRAEQPSKVKHSLKENTAAGGDKSVSPAYTDEDKDQDEAEQEGDSTLQELYLQTEMKNSRSSEASEVEEEDEDEGDGQGIPLSISLSKAETQALTNYGSGEDENEEEEMEEFEAGPVDVQTSLQASADGQVEQDVTATGPTPSETQETKAEQRSLENEGEINRSVGTVDSTVEDHDMAECQSPEEESKAGAAAASEGSSHEVSHDQDVPKESTTTSSPDTDSPVMINVDEMGSGNTSQKSDEEDFVKVDDLPLQLTVMCEEELQKRIVEEQQNNNLSVEILNGNTESLTGLVGNAQALKEPDTVGAQSV is encoded by the exons ATGGCAACTGGAGGCACTCCTTTTGATGACAGTGCAGAGGAGCTGCACAACTGGACTGTAACCAATGGCAGTCTGGAAGATAGACTCAACAATCTG GACTGGGGTGTTCAGCAGAAGAAAGCCAACCGATCTTCAGAGAAGAACAGGAAGAAACTGTCAGCTGCGGTGGTGGAGAGCCGCCTGACTAACGATATTTCACCAGAGTCCACCCCTGGGGCTGGTCGCAGGAGAGCACGCACTCCTCATTCTTTTCCCCACATCAAGTACACCACTCAGATGTCTGTCCCGGACCAGGCTGAGCTGGACAAGCTGCGTCAGAGAATCAATTTCACAGACCTGGATGAG AGGAGCATCGGCAGTGACTCTCAAGGGCGTGCCACAGCTGCCAACAACCAGCGTCAGTTAGGTGGAGAGAACAAGAAGCCCTACAACTTCCTACCTCTGCATGTAAACACTAACAAAAGCAAGGAGCtgctccctccctcttcctctgcccCAGCCACACCAGCCATCACCAAGGAAACTAAGAAGCAGAGCCCAGGATTCAGGGACACGTTAACCCCTTTGGTTCCCACCAAGGAGACACCGAGGCTCAGCCGTGGTGGCGTCGAGAGAGTGCCTTTAGCGCACAGAGAATACGGGAGAGCAGAGCCGAGAATAGACAGCAGTCAg GTGGTGAGCAAACTGGTACAGATCCGGGAGTACATCAGTAAGGCCAGCTCCATGCGGGACGACCTAGTGGAGAAGAATGATGTGCCGGCCAACGTGGAGCGACTCTCCCATCTCATCGACCACCTCAAGCAGCAGGAGAAGTCCTACTTACGGTTCCTGCAGAAAATGCTG ACACGGGAGAATGAGGAGGACGATGTGGGGACCCTGGATTCTGCTGTGGGCTCAGGTTCACTGGCAGAGAGCACTTCTCTTAACATTGAGGTCCGCTCTTCAGATGCCTCAAATGCAACG GGCGGGAGGCCAGAAACAGTGCGAGCTGACCAGAAGGAAGAGTTGGAGAATTTGCGTAAGCAGCACGAGCTGCTGAAGAAGATGCTGGAGCAGCAGGAACAGCTCAGGGCCCTGCAGGGCCGACAGGAAGCACTAATGGCCATGCAGGACAGTGCAGAGCAGGCACTTGCTGTGATTGAAGACACTG TTGTCACAGAAACCACCGGCAGTGTTTCTGGACTGAGCATCACATCAGAACTGAATGATGAGTTAAACGATTTGATCCAGCGGTTCCATAACCAGCTACATGACTCACAG ACTAAAGCAGTGCCAGACAACCGTCGCCAGGCAGAGAGCCTTTCCCTCTCAAGAGAGGTGTGCTGGTCCAGGACTCCACAGGCTGTCGGTCCACCTCAACACAGGCCTCTCCTGCATTCTGCCTCCGGTCCCCACACTGACCTAGACACGGGGGCGACAGCTGCCAGTGCCAAACTCACAAAGCTCCAAGAGCTCCAGGACAAAAAGCAAACCATGGACAAGATCCTGCAGGAGCTGCATTCACTCAGAGACCAGACACTCAACAACAACTCAT GTCGTGGCTTGTCATTACAGTGCAGTCTAAGCATGGGAGGATCTTCAGATTGTccatctgctctctgctctAATGGGGCGTCAGCTTCCACCCCCTTTCATCCTTCACTCACGCAACACCAGGATAGCTCGAATTCCACAGACAAGCTCAG GAAGCTAAAGGAGGTCCACAAGCGTTTGAATGAGCTGCGGGAGTTGGTTCAGTACTATGAGCAGACCTCTGATATGATGGTGGATGCGGTCAATGAGAATGTGAAAGAGGATGATGacgatgaggaagaggaggaggaggaggatgagacaGAAGATGGCTCTATGTTTGAGGCCATGTTTGACTCTGAGCAGGAGAACCGCCAGCCTGTAACTAACATCAG AAACCCACAGCGCAGTGGGAACTGGACAGACCTGAACAGCCTGACCAACAGACACAGTGTCAGGAGCAGTGCCACAAACAACCGTGATGGCAGACTCAACACTGAGTGTGAGATCAACAACCGCTCAGCAGCCAACCTCCGCAGCCTCAACATCCCCTCGGCCATAG ACTGCCAGTACAATAGGGACACCCCCTATAATCAGGTGAAGGttgatgatgaggatgaagaCTGTCTCGATAATGATGAAGGGGCACAGGCTGTGGCTCCAGACAGTGAGGCATCGGGCTCTAGTCGAAGAAGCAGTCTGGGGAACAATGGAGGGTTTTCCCAGAAGGTTCATCGGCACACAGCAAAGCAGAAACTTCGGCAGCTTCAGGAGCTGGTTGCCATGGTTCAG AGTGATGACACTGACGTCACAACAGCTAATGAGGATGAAGCTTTGCACCAACAGCCAAATAATACCAGAGCTGCTGTAGCTGGGTCTTTGGGGGCCGGATCTAAACAGAATCCCAGAGAGCTCACTCTCTCCAGCAAGGCCAG AAACTATTGTGGACACAGGGAGAAGCTGTATGAGGAGAAGCTGCGTCAGCAGAAGCAGGAGCTGAAGCAGCTCCATGAAGAGCGCCAGAAGCTAATTGAAATCCAGGGCAAGATCCAGGACCTGCAGTGGGCTTGCCCTGACCTCCAG TCATCTGTATCCAGCTCAGTGAGTCAGCAGGGCTTGCTGAGGAAGGTTCCAATTGCAGTTTCGACTCCAGCCAGTGTCCtggcttcctcctcctctggacCCAAAACTAACTCAGCTGTCCTCAAACCCACTGCTCCAGAAGCTGCTTCAGTCACTGACAATGAG CAGCTATGGTCCGAGATGCGTCGTCACCAGATCTTGAGGGAAGAACTGCGACAGCGCAGAAAGCACCTAGAGTCCTTGATGGCCGAACACCAGAGGCGGAGTGGTCTCAGTGACTCTCCCAGGCGGATTGATGACTCAGAAGGCCTTGCTACACCCTCACAGTCTGTCAGTAGGGATGAAAG GACAATGGCCACCTGGGGTTCCACTCCCTGCCatcttgatgatgatgatgaggaggaggaggaggatgaagatgaggatgaaTATCGCTCAGAGATGGGTGCagaagaggatgaggagcaTGAAGAATGTGCAGAGAGCAGCTCTGATGACGATATCCACATCTACTCATCCAGCAGGAACCAGTGCTCCTACAGCAACAGGAAGAACCAAGGAAG caacctgaAGCCTCCGCCAGCCTTCTCAGGTGAAGGTAGTGGCAATCAGTCTCTTTATAACAAGACTAAggccaagcagcagcagcagcagcagtccagAAGTTTGAACCAGTCTTCGACCAGCCAGCGTGGAGGTACACGGCGACAAGAGAACCTGCGCTGGGCCTCTGAGCTCTCCGTTGCCGAGGGCTCGTGTCAGTGGCAGGAACAGGTCAACCAGCTGCAGAGACAGCTGGACTTCAGCACCAGCATGTGCCAGACACTCCTGCAGGACCAGCAG GTCCACCTGGTCATGCACCAGCTCAACCAGTGTTACACGCAGCTGGCTTGGCAGCAGAACAATGTACAAAG ACTAAAGCAGGTCCTGAATGACCTTCTccgccagcagcagcaacagcagcatcagcaggcCTCCTCAGCAGCAGGTTGGCAGACACAGAAGCACGGCTCATACCAGGAATCCAGCTCCGCTCCCTCAGCTTCCCCTGGCGTTTTCCTCCCCTTCTCCTCAACCCTGCATCCTTCAACCAACAATATGTCAACTGCTGCCTTATCCCCACTCCCTCCCA GCTTTAACTTATATCCGCTCTTCCCTGCTCCCATGGGCGAGTTCCCTCAGGGTGCGACAAGTcaggtgacctctgaccaccagaAGCAGCAGCTAGACCCCAACACCTCAATCAAAACTGAGTACATGAGTTTTCCTCCTCCGCTGCAGCGTTCTCCTCTGAACACCACCACAGAAAGAGG ATCATCTAGCTGGCTCAAAACCTACACAAACAACACCGCCCAGCATCACCAATCTAAAACAGAGCCCCACgagtctccctcctcctcccccacctTTGCCTGCCGCCACCCCCAACCTCAAGAATTTGACAGGGCATCACAGGAAAGCTTCAGCAGCATGCTTGATCCCGTTGATCCCACCACCATCACAAAGACTTTTAAGGCTGGACGCAAGGCCTCTGCACAAGCCAACCTGGCCTCACGGACTAAGACGCCCAATTCTAAGAGTCGTCGTAGGAGGAGCAAAGGGCACAAGAACAGTGAAG GCCAGGAGAGTGACAGTGTCAGCAGCATTGCAGACTTTGTCCAGGAGAGGGCAGCCTTGTCTCATCAGAAGGATCAGAACAAAAGTCTGCTGGACAAGCTGACTCAAGAGAAACTCGACAGCAAAACTAAGCTCGGGAACAAACGAAACGACCTCTCCTCTG CCTATGCTTGGAGAACACCCTTCCTCTCTAACAGAATTGCATGCACAGAAGCACCAG ATGCAAGCAGTGACTTCTCACTGTTCGAGGCGCTGAGGGAGACAATCTACTCTGAAGTGGCTACTCTGATATCCCAGAATGAGTCCCGTCCTCACTTTCTCATCGAGCTCTTCCATGAGCTACAGCTGCTCAACACAGACTACTTACGGCAGAGGGCACTGTATTCCCTCCAG GATATAGTGACGAGACACCTGGCAGAGAAGAGTGCAGCTGAGGACCGTTTGCCCCCTCTTGGTCCTGTGACGTGGGCTGCAGGCTCTCAGTCTGAGCTCACACCCAGTGAGAGTCTGGCAACCAGTGACGCT gaggtggtggagaagAACTTGAGGCTCACACAGGACACGATGAAGAAGAGAGATGATGCAGAATCTGTGGACAATGAAAGCACCATGTCAACCTCCTCCAATCTGGAACCATTTGCAAACGATGACCTGG GCAACACGGTGATTCATTTAGACAAAGCTCTGGCCAGGATTAGGGAGTATGAGCGCATGAAGCTTAAGGCTGAGTTTAACCCCTACAACGCCAATTCTGCAGATGCAGGTGGCTCTGAAGTCTCAAACGCTGAACATCCCTCTGCTAACCCTGCTGACCTAGTGAAAG GAGCTGCAGCTGGTGATGCGCGCTGCCCTCAGATTGACACCCAGCAGTTGGATCGTCAGATTAAAGCCATCATGACAGAAGTCATTCCTTTCCTTAAG gAGAACATGGATGAGGTGTGCTCCCTCCAGCTGCTGACATCTGTGCGGCGCATGGTCCTCACTCTCACCCAACAGAATGATGAAAGCAAGGAGTTTGTCCGCTTTTTCCACAGACAGCTGGGAGGCATACTGCAG GACTCGCTTAGTAAATTTGTGGGCCGTACTCTAAAGGATTGCGGGGAGGACCTTCTGGTGGAGATCTCTGAGATCCTCTTCAACGAACTCGCCTTCTTTAGGCTCATGCAGGATTtggataacagcagcagcatcgcCTTGGCtgccaaacacaaacataagaAGAGAGCTGAACAACCCAGTAAAGTAAAGCACAGTCTTAAG GAAAATACTGCAGCCGGTGGTGATAAATCAGTATCTCCAGCCTACACAGATGAAGACAAG GACCAAGATGAGGCTGAGCAGGAAGGTGATTCTACCCTCCAGGAGCTTTACCTGCAGACAGAGATGAAGAACAGCCGCAGCAGTGAAGCTTCagaagtggaggaggaagatgaagatgaaggggATGGACAGGGAATCCCTCTGTCAATCA GTCTTTCCAAAGCAGAGACTCAGGCCCTGACAAACTACGGCAGTGGAGAGGATGAGAACGAGGAGGAGGAAATGGAGGAGTTTGAAGCTGGACCTGTCGATGTTCAGACATCATTGCAGGCTTCTGCTGATGGACAGGTGGAGCAGGACGTCACTGCGACA GGGCCGACACCAAGCGAAACCCAGGAGACCAAAGCTGAGCAGAGGAGTTTAGAGAATGAGGGTG AAATCAACAGGTCAGTGGGGACAGTGGATTCCACAGTTGAGGACCACGACATGGCGGAGTGCCAGAGTCCTGAGGAGGAGAGCAAAGCTggggctgctgctgcatcaGAAGGAAGCTCTCATGAAGTCTCCCATGATCAGGATGTCCCCAAGGAGTCGACCACCACTAGCAGCCCTGACACAGACTCACCCGTCATGATCAATGTAGAT GAGATGGGCTCAGGTAACACCAGTCAGAAATCTGACGAGGAAGACTTTGTGAAGGTGGATGATTTACCATTGCAGCTTACGGTCATGTGTGAG GAGGAGCTACAGAAGAGAATAGTGGAGGAACAGCAGAATAACAACTTGTCTGTGGAGATCCTCAATGGGAACACTGAATCGCTAACTGGGCTGGTGGGGAATGCACAGGCACTGAAGGAACCAG ACACTGTTGGTGCCCAGAGTGTGTAA